CTTGGGTCCAGTGACGTCAtggatgtgtgtttgtatgtctgcgGCTACAGGTTGCAACAGAGCCTCATTCAGGcagggcaagtgctctaccactgagccacacccagagTTTCAATTCATTATTATTGGGCAATTTCTGGAGCTCAGTGGCCAGTCAGTTTAGCCAAAacaccaggttcagtgagagaccctatctcagaacaTTAGGTGGAGAAGCAAGTAAGGAAGACAAATCAACAtcaagcctacacacacacacacacaccaaatatacGACATAGTGATTACGTTTTTCTGAGGTAGGTTAGCCAAGGCTAACCcaaattcctgatccttctgcctcagtttcccaagtgctgggattacaggtgtgagctactatTACAAGTTtaaattcttgtttgtttgtttgtttgttgtttttgcagTATAGGGGTTCAAAATACACTGGCAAGAGCTCAACTACAAAGCCACATTCCTAATCCTTGACTTTCTGAAACAGAGgttaactctgtagcccaggctggcctcaaacttgagatccttcGGCCTTGGTCTCCCAAGCTCTGGAAttgcaggggtgtgtcaccacacctggcactTCGGTTaacactctatttttttttaaataatttgttgcGTGTGGCtatttgtgtgtgagagtctGTGCACAAGAGTGTGGGTGTCCACAGAGGCAGCAGGGCTTCAGATCCCGAGGAACCTGAGTTATGGTGGTCGTAAgcccctgatgtgggtgctgagaaccgaacTTGGATCCTGCAGGGACAGCCCACTGCGTGATCTCTGAAGAAATAAAGATTCTTTTTTGAAATGACCTTGAGGTTTTCTAGTTGCTTCCCAGTGGTGGCATTtggctccttccctctcctctgcttttcCTAGATGTGCAGCCCAAAGTCTGACTTGGTTTCAGCTCAAGCATTTTGGCACCCATGAGTGCAGTGAGACGGTGCATTCACCCAGGGGCATTGACTTCTAGTTACCCCAGTGTGTCATGCTGAGGCCGGTCACCGCATTCAGGTGTGGCAGCCCGGTTTCTTATGCAGATGACGGGTTTGCTCTGCCAACGGAGCGATATGTGGAGGTGATGCTTGGAGTCAGGGAGAGCGTGCCTGAAATGCTTTGTGAAAGTTTGGACCTGGAGTCTCGAATCTCTTTGTAAAACAGTGATCATTTTGTGATTTCCAATCTCTATGCTCCAGCCTCAGAtgtttccacatctgtaaaaCAAACATCTGGCTGGGTCCCGTCCGAATCCAGTGATCGTTGGCACTAGGGTTTCCAGTGCAGGGCCTGCCTGAGATGCTGTCTCCTCCTTCCCTACCCCCTCTCAGGTAACGAGACGAACACTTGCATGTGTCTCAACGCCACGGTGTGCGAGGTCTTCCGGAAGGGCTACCTGATGCTCTACCCATTCAGCACGGAGTACTGCCTCATCTGCTGTGCCGTACTCTTCGTCATGTGGAAGAACGTGGGCCGCCGCCTGGCAGCCCACTCAGGTGCCCATCCCAACAGACCACCCTTCCGCCTGCACGGGGTCATCTTTGGGCCCCTGCTGGGCCTTTTGGCGCTGGTGGCTGGTGTATGCGTCTTTGTGCTCTTCCAGATCGAGGCAAGCGGCCCTGAAATAGGCCGCCAGTACTTCACCCTCTACTATGCGTACTATGTGGTCGTACTGCCTACCATGAGCCTGGCGTGCCTGGCAGGCACAGCCATTCATGGGCTGGAGGAGCGAGAACTGGACACACTCAAGAACCCCACCCGCAGCCTGGATGTGGTGCTGCTGATGGGCGCCGCCCTGGGCCAGATGGGCATCGCCTACTTCTCCATCGTGGCTATCGTGGCCACCCGGCCACACGAGCTGCTCAACCAGCTCATCCTGGCCTACTCCCTGCTGCTTATCCTACAACACATCACTCAGAACCTCTTCATCATTGAGGGCCTGCACCGCCGCCCGCTCTGGGAGCCTGTGCTCCCGGATGCGGATGTGATGGGGAAGCAGGATGCTGAGCTGCCCCGCAGAGGCTCCCTGAGGGAGCTGGGCCAGGATCTACGGAGAGCCTCACGGGCCTACATTCACTCCTACAGCCACCTCAATTGGAAACGAAGGGTGCTCAAGGAAATCTcgctcttcctcatcctctgcaACATCACGGTGAGTATCTGGGCAGAAACTCCTGGCGTGTGGGGGTGGTCACTCGTCTCTAGCGCAGCGCTTGATGCTGCCTGAGAGCCAGGAATATCTCCAGCGGCTCCCTGCAAGCTGCCTGGCGTGAATTCATGTGCTCAGCACACAGCAAAGCCCTCTTTACAAATGTGCACGACTCTGACCCCCAGAAGCTTCCAGTCTTGATGGGGAAGGTGCCAGGGGGCCTGTTAGAAAATGACCACTGAACTCGTCATATGTTAAATTCGGCTGGAAGAGCAGACCCTAGTGGAGTCAGAGGTCAGCACTGGTCTCTTAGCATCTGCTGGCTGCTGAGTAGCCGGCCCAAAGGTCCATGCGCTCTCTCCACACCTCCTCTAGTCATCAACACACCTCCGAATGACAGGCGGTGTTGCTGTCTGTCCCCCTCCCCTTTGGACCAACTGGAGTGTATGTTGTCTGTTCAGTCCTGGCTCTCACCGCCTGTAACTGGCAGATATGGGACAGCTCAGGGTTGTTTAGCTTGAAACACACCCCAGATGTGAAGCAGCTGGGCTAGGCCAAGAAGAAGTGATAAATTAGCTTTAAACTGTGTCGTAAGTTCAGTGACGGAAGCCCGCGTCCCAAGAGCCAACATGTGTTTCTGGAAAGTGGACGATGTTGATCTGGGCTTTGGCAAACGGGTAAAATTCTCACAGAAGAGCAGGAAGGATGCAGGTGGCTGTAACTAGAAGTAGTAAAACCTGTGCTCGGGGCTTAGGGCACAAACAGTCCAACCTGGCAGTGTAGATTGCTGGCTGAGAGATCCTGCCAAATGCTATGTATAAGGAACCCTCTGGGGCTCAACCAGGCCTCAAGCAAGCCAACCAACATGGCCATGACTTTCCGTGTCGGGGGTAAGAAAGACATCAGGGCTGGGGACCTTGCTCTGAAAACCCCAGGATGAATGCTGGGCCAACTGCAGGGTCCAGGTCAGCCTCACATGAGCTGAGCATCTTAAGGTTTGGGAGAGCCCCTCCCTCACCCAgcagcctcctctctctccccagctgtGGATGATGCCCGCGTTTGGCATACACCCTGAGTTTGAGAACGGGCTGGAAAAGGATTTTTACGGCTACAGGACCTGGTTCACCATTGTCAACTTCGGCCTGCCTCTGGGGGTCTTCTATCGCATGCATTCTGTTGGGGGACTGGTGGAAGTCTACCTGGGGGCCTGAGTGCCCAGCCAAATCAGCCACAGCAGAAGCCCCGGAATACCAAGGCAGAAGAGGAAGCGTGGCCTCTCTGGGCAGACACATCACATGAAGGGGTGCGGACACCTGCCCGGAGTTCCCAAAGTGATCTTTCCTCAGCCTGACTGAGAGGGGAGGTACCACCTGGAGCTCAAAACCAAGGGTAGGGCTTGGACGTGGAGCCTGACCACAGCCCTTCGCAAGAGCCCATGTGGTACGGAGTACGCAGGTGACAGGCAAAGGTTACTGTCTGTGAGGGTCAGTGTGAAATCATGGCATCTAGCGGCTGGAAAGGGGATGATTGGTCCTGTGGAAGGGGCTCCTGGACATCCTGGAAGCTCAAAACTCCTACTGGGAACTGAGAACCCGGCCCTCTGAGCTTGGCAGCggccccgcccctctcccccatcTTCTAACGAGCTCCTTAATTAGCTGCCGGGCAGGGCTCAACAGCTCTTTCCTGCTTCCATAAACcctgtttgtttgattgattccATTCAGCCTCTGCGGCATTTGTTCCTGGAGACAGACCTGCCACTCCAGGTGTGGCCAACAGAATGGTCCTTGAGAGGACTCAAGCAAGGCAGTCCCGTTCCTCAGCCAGGAGCGGTGGACACCAGGTACTCTCCGTCTGGTCCAcggacagaggcaggaagagatgaGTCTAGGATTGCAGAGCCCCGACCTCCACCCTTGGCCTGCACTGTCTTGGAACAGTCTCCAGGACATTTCTGCAACTTGCTCACTATGGATGGTCACTGTGGCCTCTGCTTGCCCAGTGCCCAGGCCTGGTCCCCTGAGCCACTGGTGGCCAGGAAGAAGGTGAGCAAGCTGGCAACACCAGCACCCCACCCATTTCTCTGAGCTCAGAACAAATATGTCCAGGGCCCAAAGCGTGTGGCCCTGGCCCTGCAGCCAAAGCTCTGCCCTTTCTGAAACTCCCCTGCTCCCATGAAGCCACACACTATTAAGTCATACACTGTCAAACCAGGCCCCAGGCTCCAGGCCCCTCAACACTTGTTCTGACTACCTGAGGTCATGCAAAGAACTTAGGCAGGCCTTTGGTCTCTCCTGTGTGAACTTTACTCTGGGTTGCCATAGCCAAACACTGGGTGACAGATCCTGCAGCCCTATGTCCTCCTCCCCACAATGACAGATGACCAGCTCAGTCAGAGAGCAAGAGACCTCAGGGGATGGGCTCTGGGCTGCAGAGTCCCCAACTGTGCTGAAATAAGAGCCCCAGTCAGGTACTTCCCCCAACCCCAGgcacagagagaggcacagagagagggaCATTTTTATTGTGTAAGGTGGCTGATTGTGCAGAACAAAGAGTGCATGACacaggggaggcagggagacCCAGAGGCCAGAGCTGGCTGGCGGAGTCCTGCTTCCCCCACCACCCAGGCAGTAGGTAGGGCAGGGACACTGACATTCTTCAGGCCCCACCGGTCAGGCAACATCCGCCGACCCAAAGACAGGAACAGGGGGCCCTCGACACCCCACTCCTAAAACATACTCATCAGATTTGCTCTCTAGGCTGTCAGCCCCAGCCTCCTCGGCCAGCAGCTCAGCCACCCTTTCTCCAGGAGCCCTGGCAAGGAGTGGGCCTGGACCAGTAGTCTCCAGCTAGGTAGCCAGGACTTCCTTCACCATGACCAGGTGCCCCAAGGGACAGCACATGGCTTTTTTGGGAAAACCTATTAGGGCACAGTGAGCTGGCAGCTTCCAGGAGCAGACGGCACAAGGGCAGGTCTTGGAGGAGGAGCCAAGGTGGGCAAGGGCTCTGGTGGGGCTTGTATCTCCGGAGGCAAAAGGCTCCTAGGAGAACAGCCTAGAGGACAGGCTTTCTTCACCCTGTTGTCTCCAGCCACAATGGGCACCTGGGACCTGCCAGCCAGGACTGACCAACCTACTTGCCCCTCGCCCTGATCACGGTCCTTTAGGTTGGGGAGCACTGGGGTCTAGGACCAGCCCTCCTGGCCCTGTTCCCTCAGGTCCCCATCCTCACACCCGCTGGATCTCAAACAGCTTCACGTCCGTATCGTACCAGATGGGCGGGTCCACGTTCCTATAGAGGGAGTGGGCTATCACCTTCTAGAAGGGGGGTACCTTGGAGAAAGAGCTAGGTAGCTACAAGGCCCCCACCCATCCTGATGCCCCCAGTCTGGATGAAGAGTGCCCACCCTCAACATTGGCCCCACTGTGGATGAGAGGAACCCAGAGCTAAATCCCCCGGTGGGTACTCCTCAAGGAGACAACCATCTCCACCCCAGGGTGTAACTTCCCGACCCCTCGCAAGGCCCACCTCAAATAGATGACACCCCACATGTAGGTGCGGAACCACATGGCAGTGCCTGAGTTCGCCTGGTACTTTCGgatgaggatggggtggggtacAGGCAGAAGCCCCACTAGGGTGCCGTGTTGCAGGAACCTCAGGATCTCTGATTCATCTGTCAGGCCCCTAGAGAAAAAGGTGGGACCACTAGAATGTTCCTGGAGACTGAACCTGGAACCCTGGGGCGTGTGCTCCCGTCACCTCTGCCCCAAGCCTGGGCTGGCCCCTCTCCAGGGCCACCTAGGTTGGTACCCAGTTTCCAGACTCACTTGTCAATGCAAATCTTCTCTACCTGGGGCACCAGCACCTGCAGCAGGCGCATGATGGTCTGGAGCGGCAACTtcgacttccaggacaggatctgTGAGAGCCATGCCCAAAGCTAAGAGACAGGCTTGACCCTGACCCAGAGCCACGGGCTCCCCAGGACAGGGAGTGTGACGCTGTGATCAATGGCCTGTCTCAAGCAGGGCCTGTGAAGGGGAACTGTTGCTAACGGGAAGAGCCCAGGCCGTGCTGAGCAGTGCCCACAGGCCAGCTGCTGTGCCTCCTGCCTTCCGGAAGACCTTCCCCTTTAATCCTCGCAGTGGCTGGATGGCGCGATCATAGGGATGGTTATTATCCCCGTCCACAGCCATCAGTAGGGCTCACAGGAAACACACAGGGAGCggaagcaatttggggaggaactAGTAAGGGTGACTGATGAAAGAATCAGTCCTCTGGGCAACTACTAAAAGGTCAgacggaggaaggaaggacagctgGAAGGGATGTCCCTCAGCCTGGCTTCTAGACCAAACGTCTTTGGTCTTCTCACCCCAGTCTTTCCAGAGCTGGAGCTTGGACAGACCCTGCTCCATGCCATCTACCCAAACCCCAGTTTCCAGATCCCCTGGCTATGTCCCTCACCCAATCTGATGTCGGGTTCCACTGACCACCAGTTGATGTGTTGGACAATCGCCGCTGCTCTCTCCATGTTTGGCTAGGCTCCTGGTTCCCCGGAAGGAATGGAAGTGACCAGGGAAGGAATGAGTACAGGGTGCGGTCATAGAGCAACAATGTGTCCCCCGCTGACCCCACTACAGGGCTACAGGGAGGTTGACTGCGTCTGAGAGATAGGTCTAGTCCTGTACCCTTTGCCCTGAGCCCAAGGCCTGGCccggcccagcccagcccagtgaCAGGTTTAGGGCCAGGGGCTCACAGAGAGGGCAGGGTAAAGGCCGGACTCAGATAAGGCTGATGGATGAGGAACCCGAAGGTCACAGGGCTTTGCTGTGACCAGTAAACAGGGAAGGTCGTAAAGGGCTCCCTCTCCCTGGTTCAGCGATGGCAGCCCTGATTCCCTTGCTCCAATACAGCAACTTCAGAATGTCCTGGCCTTGCCCACTCCTACACTTCAGAGTTCAGAGAAAAAGGCAATGAAGTTATGCTCCGAACTGTGCCCCAGGCATCCCCAATACCTACCCCCTCAGACGGGCTGCCTTCTACTGAGCTTGGCTGGGATTCGGGCTCTAGGGACCGCAAGGTACCATCCTCTGAGACCTGAGATTTCTCTGTCAGCTTGTCAATGCCTGGGTGGGacacaggaaggggagaggaacaCGCTATAGTGCCCCTTCTGGCCCCAGAGGTTGTGTGTGTCCTTTCCTCCTACAGCTGCCTTCAGCTCTGAGCCCTGTCAAGCTACCTTTCCAGGCCCACCCAATACTGCCACCCCCACAGGCTATTGAATTCCTTTTCCTCAGCTTCCTAGACAGGAATGACACCCCAGAGATCACACCCACTCCCTAACAATGACATCTCTAGCCAAGTCACACACTCTCCCACACTAAAAGCATCCAGACCTGGAGTGGCCACCAGGCTAGTCTTAAGGGTCCCCGGTTCTGCAGGGGCAGCAGGGCGGGAACCCTCCATGGAAGCGCCCTCCTGGGAACCAGCACGGGACAGGGGCTCCGGCGTCTTCCTCCGCCGCTGAAGTGCCTTGTGGATGGAGGGTGGGTCCGTGGGCAGGTTGGCCAGCTGGTGGAAGACGCCACGCTTACGAATGATGGCATAGACCAGGTTGGAATTGCCTGTGGGAGGAACACGTCTGGCCTCGCTTTGCTTCCCACTCTGCCTCTGGGATGGCTTCCAGGACCAGAGGGCAGTCTGTGAGACAGCAGGGTCTCTTCCCCAGGGATAAGAACCGGTACAGGGTATCCAGAGCAGGACAGGCCTGGCTGTATGGGTGTCAGTGGTCATCGTAGATATGGAAGATCCCCAAAAGTTAGGTTGTGGGGTGCCTGTTGTTAGGCTATGGGATGTCAAGAAATCAGGCTGTAGGACATACCAAGGAGTTAGGTATTAGGGAGccaaaaagggaggaaaaagaagaagatgaggaggaggaagaggaagagaaagaagaagaagaaggaggaggaggaggaggaggaggaaggaagatttttttttggagggaaTAAATTAGGTTGTTGGGGTGCCCAGACGTTAGGCTGTGGGAAACAGCTAAGCTCCGAGTTCTCTCAGTATCTTGGTATATCTTGAAATCCCCTTGCAGCCCAGCGCTAAGGGGGTATATTCTGGCATGGGGGGGGGCAACCTGAGCCCTACCGTGTCCTCATCAACCCAGAATTAAATCTGTCACCCTCTCAGCATCACGGAGAAGTCCAGGAGGACGCTGCTGCATGTGCCCGTCCTCCGTCATCTACCTACATTCCCACAGCTATCAGGGGGAGGTGTGAGGGCTTCCCAGAACCCTCGATGGCCCCGTctacctctccagtcctgtgTCGTACCATACTGCTTTCAGTTTAGCACC
The Microtus pennsylvanicus isolate mMicPen1 chromosome 11, mMicPen1.hap1, whole genome shotgun sequence genome window above contains:
- the Otop3 gene encoding proton channel OTOP3, with protein sequence MGLGAQAAAAQSRGGVGGGKGVEASVPGLLGPHLDGRYALQFRRWGARENGFADLSFRACAPQPPTELALHYWLRGPDAPAQVTPVSPPEAETTEAASTYDQADMPTNHTGLPCPPKQKSWLARHFSLLLRRDRQAQKAGQLFSGLLALNVVFLGGAFICSMIFNNVAVTLGDVWILLAALKVLSLSWLLYYVVGTTRKPHAVLYRDPHAGPIWVRGSLVLFGSCTICLNAFRMGYDVSHIHCKSEVELIFPIIEIIFMSVQTWVLWRRCKDCVQVQTNLTRCGLMLTLATNLLLWVLAVTNDSMHREIEAELDALMEKFSGNETNTCMCLNATVCEVFRKGYLMLYPFSTEYCLICCAVLFVMWKNVGRRLAAHSGAHPNRPPFRLHGVIFGPLLGLLALVAGVCVFVLFQIEASGPEIGRQYFTLYYAYYVVVLPTMSLACLAGTAIHGLEERELDTLKNPTRSLDVVLLMGAALGQMGIAYFSIVAIVATRPHELLNQLILAYSLLLILQHITQNLFIIEGLHRRPLWEPVLPDADVMGKQDAELPRRGSLRELGQDLRRASRAYIHSYSHLNWKRRVLKEISLFLILCNITLWMMPAFGIHPEFENGLEKDFYGYRTWFTIVNFGLPLGVFYRMHSVGGLVEVYLGA